cttaaagaactatccctccctccattctacagGCTTAAAGAACTATCCCTACCTCCGTTCTACAGGCTTAAagaactatccctccctccacagcAGCCTCCATCAAAACTACCCAGCAGCCTCCATCAAAACCACCCAGCAGCCTCCATCAAAACTACCCAGCAGCCTCCATTAAAACTATCCAGCAGCCTCCATCAAAACTACCCAGCAGCCTCCATCAAAACCACCCAGCCTCCATCAAAACTACCCAGCAGCCTCCATCAAAAACCACCCAGCAGCCTCCATCAAAACCACCCAGCCTCCATCAAAAATACCCAGCATCCTCCTTCAAAAACCACCCAGCAGCCTCCATCAAAACTACCCAGCAGCCTCCATCAAAACCACCCAGCAGCCTCCATCAAAACCACCCAGCAGCCTCCATCAAAACCACCCAGCAGCCTCCATCAAAACTACCCAGCAGCCTCAATCAAAAATACCCAGCATCCCCCATCAAAACCACCCAGCAGCCTCCATCAAAACTACCCAGCAGCCTCCATCAAAACTACCCAGCATCCTCCATCAAAAACCACCCAGCAGCCTCCATCAAAACTACCCAGCAGCCTCAATCAAAAATACCCAGCATCCTCCATCAAAAACCACCCAGCAGCCTCCATCAAAACCACCCAGCAGCCTCCATCAAAACTACCCAGCAGCCTCCATCAAAACTACCCAGCAGCCTCCATCAAAACCACCCAGCAGCCTCCATCAAACCCACCCAGCAGCCTCCATCAAAACCACCCAGCAGCCTCCTTCAAAAACCACCCAGCAGCCTCCTTCAAAAACCACCCAGCAGCCTCAATCAAAAATACCCAGCATCCCCCATCAAAACCACCCAGCAGCCTCATCAAAACTACCCAGCAGCCTCCATCAAAACTACCCAGCAGCCTCCATCAAAAACCACCCAGCAGCCTCCATCAAAACTACCCAGCAGCCTCCATCAGAATTACCCAGCAGCCTCCATCAAAACTACCCAGTAGCCTCCATCAAAACTACCCAGCAGCCTCCATCAAAACTACCCAGCAGCCTCCATCAAAACTACCCAGTAGCCTCCATCAAAACCACCCAGCAGCCTCCATCAAAACCACCCAGCAGCCTCCATCAAAACTACCCAGCAGCCTCCATTAAAACTACCCAGTAGCCTCCATCAAAACTACCCAGCAGCCTCCATCAAAACTATCCAGCAGCCTCCATCAAAACCACCCAGCAGCCTCCATCAAAACTACCCAGCAGCCTCCATCAAAACTACCCAGTAGCCTCCATCAAAACTACCCAGCAGCCTCCATCAAAACTACCCAGTAGCCTCCATCAAAACTACCCAGCAGCCTCCATCAAAACTACCCAGCAGCCTCCATCAAAACTACCCAGTAGCCTCCATCAAAACTACCCAGCAGCCTCCATCAAAACTACCCAGCATCCTCCATCAAACCACCCAGTAGCCTCCGGCTAGGAGAAAGTAATGTCAACAACAAGATGAATTTGTCATCGTTGATAAAAATAGACGCGTGACCACAAGCCTATTAATCTCAGTCGTCACAGGCAGAATATTCTGTCTTGCAACATCAAACCTGACAAAAAAACATTTAGAATAATTATCCTGAAAGGAGAGGGTCTAGGTGAGGTGGGACCTGAAAGGAGAGGATCTAGGTGAGGTGGAACCTGAAAGGAGAGGATCTAGGTGAGGTGGAACCTGAAAGGAGAGGGTCTAGGTGAGGTGGAACCTGAAAGGAGAGGGTCTAGGTGAGGTGGAACCTGAAAGGGTCTAGGTGAGGTGGGACCTGAAAGGAGAGGGTCTAGATGAAGTGGAACCTGAAAGGAGAGGGTCTAGATGAGGTGGAACCTGAAAGGAGAGGGTCTAGGTGAGGTAGAACCTGAAAGGAGAGGGTCTAGGTGAGGTGGAACCTGAAAGGAGAGGGTCTAGGTGAGATGGAACCTGAAAGGGTCTAGGTGAGGTGGAACCTGAAAGGAGAGTGTCTAGGTGAGGTGGAACCTGAAAGGAGAGGGTCTAGGTGAGGTGGAACCTGAAAGGAGAGGGTCTAGGTGAGGTGGAACCTGAAAGGAGAGGGTTTAGGTGAGGTGGAACCTGAAAGGAGAGGGTCTAGGTGAGGTGGAACCTGAAAGGAGAGGGTCTAGGTGAGATGGAACCTGAAAGGGTCTAGGTGAGGTGGAACCTGAAAGGAGAGGGTCTAGGTGAGGTGGAACCTGAAAGGAGAGGGTCTAGGTGAGATGGAACCTGAAAGGGTCTAGGTGAGGTGGAACCTGAAAGGAGAGGGTCGAGGTGAGATGGAACCTGAAAGGAGAGGGTCTAGGTGAGGTGGGACCTGAAAGGAGAGGGTCTAGGTGAGGTGGGACCTGAAAGGAGAGGGTCTAGGTGAGGTGGAACCTGAAAGGAGAGGGTTTAGGTGAGATGGAACCTGAAAGGAGAGGGTCTAGGTGAGGTGGAACCTGAAAGGAGAGGGTCTAGATGAGGTGGAACCTGAAAGGAGAGTATCTAGGTGAGGTGGAACCTGAAAGGAGAGGATCTAGGTGAGGTGGAACCTGAAAGGGTCTAGGTGAGGTGGGACCCGAAAGGAGAGGGTCTAGGTGAGATGGAACCTGAAAGGAGAGGGTCGAGGTGAGATGGAACCTGAAAGGGTCTAGGTGAGGTGGAACCTGAAAGGGTCTAGGTGAGGTGGAACCTGAAAGGAGAGGTTCTAGGTGAGGTGGAACCTGAAAGGGTCTAGGTGAGGTGAAACCTGAAAGGGTCTAGGTGAGGTGGAACCTGAAAGGAGAGGGTCTAGGTGAAGTGGAACCTGAAAGGGTCTAGGTGAGGTGGAACCTGAAAGGAGAGGTTCTAGGTGAGGTGGAACCTGAAAGGGTCTAGGTGAGGTGGAACCTGAAAGGGTCTAGGTGAGGTGGAACCTGAAAGGAGAGTATCTAGGTGAGGTGGAACCTGAAAGGAGAGGATCTAGGTGAGGTGGAACCTGAAAGGGTCTAGGTGAGGTGGGACCCGAAAGGAGAGGGTCTAGGTGAGATGGAACCTGAAAGGAGAGGGTCGAGGTGAGATGGAACCTGAAAGGGTCTAGGTGAGGTGGAACCTGAAAGGGTCTAGGTGAGGTGGAACCTGAAAGGAGAGGTTCTAGGTGAGGTGGAACCTGAAAGGGTCTAGGTGAGGTGAAACCTGAAAGGGTCTAGGTGAGGTGGAACCTGAAAGGAGAGGGTCTAGGTGAAGTGGAATCTGAAAGGGTCTAGGTGAGGTGGAACCTGAAAGGAGAGGTTCTAGGTGAGGTGGAACCTGAAAGGGTCTAGGTGAGGTGGAACCTGAAAGGGTCTAGGTGAGGTGGAACCTGAAAGGAGAGGGTCTAGGTGAAGTGGAACCTGAAAGGGTCTAGGTGAGGTGGAACCTGAAAGGGTCTAGGTGAGGTGGAACCTGAAAGGGTCTAGGTGAGGTGGAACCTGAAAGGGTCTAGGTGAGGTGGAACCTGAAAGGGTCTAGGTGAGGTGGAACCTGAAAGGGTCTAGGTGAGGTGGAACCTGAAAGGGTCTAGGTGAGGTGGAACCTGAAAGGGTCTAGGTGAGGTGGAACCTGAAAGGGTCTAGGTGAGGTGGAACCTGAAAGGGTCTAGGTGAGGTCAGGTGTGTAATAATAAATGAACGGATGAAGCATTATTATTCAGTCTATTCAAAAGCAGGCAAACCAGTAAAATATGCTTAACAATATTTGCATTACCCGAGGACTTGGACCCAACCAACGAAAAACCCGCAGTTTGAATTGAAATGCAGAGAGTGAAGGGTCCACACAGCTAATCGAAAGCTCTGCCTCTTCCTTTTATGTGAGGTCAACATCTTAACCCCCTGGAACACACATTAAACACAGCtgggtctgtctctcctccagtcaTCTGAATGGGAAACAGCCACAGATGATGGATATAACAAAAAGTGAGGAGGTCTAGCTATAATCTGAAGAGAGATAGCACTAAAATTGAGGTGATCTAGCTATAATCTGAAGAGAGATAGCAATAAAATTGAGGAGGTCTAGATATAATCTGAAGAGAGATAGCACTAAAATTGAGGTGATCTAGCTATAATCTGAAGAGATAGCACTAAAACTGAGGAGGTCTAGCTTTAGATCCGGCGCCGattgagatggccgcctcgcttcgcgttcctaggaaactatgcagttttttgtttttttacgtgttatttcttacattagtaccccaggtcatcttaggtttcattacatacagtcgagaagaactactgaatataagatcagcgtcaactcaccatcagtacgaccaagaatatgttttccgcgacgcggatcctgtgttctgccttacaaacaggacaacggaatggatcgcatgcagcgacccaaggaaacgactccgaaaaagagggaaacgcggcggtgttctggtcagactccgaaaaagggcacatcgcgcaccacttcccagtattcttcttgccaatgtccagtctctcgacaacaaggttgatgaaatccgagcaagggtggcattccagagggatatcagagactgcaacgttctctgctttacggagacatggcttactaggaaaacgctatccagggcggtacagccaacgggtttctccacgcatcgcgccgacagaaacaaacatctctctggtaagaagagtggagggggcgtatgtctcatgactaacgggacatggtgtgatgaaggaaacatacaggaactcaaatccttctgttcacctgatttagaattcctcacaatcaaatgtagaccgcattatcttccaagagaattctcttcgattataatcacagccgtatatatcccccccaagcagacacatcgatggctctgaacgaactttatttaactctttgcaaactggaaaacatttatccggaggctgcattcattgtagctggggattttaacaaagccaatctgaaaacaagactccctaaattttatcagcatatcgattgcgcaaccaggggtggtaaaaccttggatcactgttactctaacttccgcgacgcatataaggccctgccccccccccctttcggaaaagctgaccacgactccattttgctgatccctgcctacaggcagaaattaaaacaagaggctcccacgctgaggtctgtccaacgctggtcagaccaagctgactctacactccaagactgcttccatcacgtggactgggacatgtttcgtattgcgtcagatgggaatattgacgaatacgctgattcggtgtgcgagttcattagaacgtgcgtcgaagatgtcgttcccatagcaacgataaaaacattccctaaccagaaaccgtggattgatggcagcattcgcgtgaaactgaaagcgcgaaccactgcttttaatcagggcaaggtgtctggcaacatgactgaatacaaacagtgcagctattccctccgtaaggctatcaaacaagctaagcgtcagtacagagacaaagtggaatctcaattcaatggctcagacacaagaggcatgtgg
This DNA window, taken from Oncorhynchus gorbuscha isolate QuinsamMale2020 ecotype Even-year unplaced genomic scaffold, OgorEven_v1.0 Un_scaffold_542, whole genome shotgun sequence, encodes the following:
- the LOC124018545 gene encoding vegetative cell wall protein gp1-like, producing the protein MATVTERKKRPSTYTAASIKTTQQPPSKPPSSLHQNYPAASIKTIQQPPSKLPSSLHQNHPASIKTTQQPPSKTTQQPPSKPPSLHQKYPASSFKNHPAASIKTTQQPPSKPPSSLHQNHPAASIKTTQQPPSKLPSSLNQKYPASPIKTTQQPPSKLPSSLHQNYPASSIKNHPAASIKTTQQPQSKIPSILHQKPPSSLHQNHPAASIKTTQQPPSKLPSSLHQNHPAASIKPTQQPPSKPPSSLLQKPPSSLLQKPPSSLNQKYPASPIKTTQQPHQNYPAASIKTTQQPPSKTTQQPPSKLPSSLHQNYPAASIKTTQ